One window of Tepidanaerobacter acetatoxydans Re1 genomic DNA carries:
- the noc gene encoding nucleoid occlusion protein, with protein sequence MLGISRSSLSVVNIPLEEIQPNIYQPRKDFNDESLDELTNSIKSYGVLQPIVVRRNSRGGYEIIAGERRWRACKKAGLKEIPAIIKDAKDADTAILALMENIQREDLNFLEEAEGYRQLIQECGVTQEQLAMKLGKSQSTIANKMRILKLSPEIINIISQEKLTERHARSLLKLPDKELQMQVLNQVVSRGLSVRQTEELIEQTIEKINDDKKNKSKSFKIAIKDVRIFVNSVRKLVKAIKETGVNAEYKEVDKGEYIELMVQIPKR encoded by the coding sequence ATGTTGGGGATATCTAGGTCCAGCCTCAGTGTTGTAAATATTCCCTTAGAGGAGATACAGCCGAATATATACCAGCCGAGAAAAGATTTTAACGACGAATCTTTAGATGAGCTAACGAATTCCATCAAGAGTTACGGCGTTTTGCAGCCTATAGTGGTTCGCCGAAACAGTCGTGGAGGATATGAGATTATCGCCGGAGAACGTCGCTGGCGTGCATGCAAAAAGGCTGGCCTTAAAGAAATTCCGGCTATAATAAAGGATGCCAAAGATGCGGATACTGCTATTCTTGCTCTCATGGAGAATATTCAGAGGGAAGATTTGAATTTCCTTGAAGAGGCTGAAGGCTACAGACAGCTAATTCAAGAATGTGGCGTGACACAGGAACAGCTTGCCATGAAACTCGGTAAGAGTCAGTCGACGATTGCCAACAAAATGCGAATACTTAAGCTTTCGCCCGAAATCATCAATATTATTTCCCAGGAAAAATTAACTGAACGACATGCCAGATCTCTTTTGAAGCTGCCCGATAAAGAGCTTCAAATGCAGGTATTAAACCAAGTTGTCAGTAGAGGCTTAAGTGTTCGCCAGACTGAGGAGCTTATTGAGCAAACAATTGAAAAAATTAACGATGATAAAAAGAATAAAAGCAAATCATTTAAAATTGCCATAAAAGATGTGCGTATTTTTGTAAATTCTGTGCGAAAGCTTGTAAAGGCAATAAAGGAAACCGGTGTAAATGCGGAATATAAAGAAGTCGACAAAGGAGAGTATATTGAACTGATGGTTCAGATACCAAAAAGGTAA
- the rsmG gene encoding 16S rRNA (guanine(527)-N(7))-methyltransferase RsmG, producing MNDFKEILTREAKGHDIELSDEQILQLDVFRSLLLERNKMVNLTSITEPEDFAKKHVIDSLMIVKHIEIDHEAKIMDVGTGPGIPGLILKIYRPDIELSLLESVRKKTDFLRDVIGKMNISDVQVINGRAEEVGHDIKHRESYDIVVARAVSSLNVLLELCLPFVRLGGVFIAMKGGLPQQEIESSQKALKILGGKIVKCQEYVLNEGLMRNLIIISKEQNCPDKYPRRSGIPGKNPL from the coding sequence ATGAATGACTTTAAAGAAATATTGACCCGTGAAGCTAAAGGGCATGATATTGAACTCAGCGATGAACAAATTTTACAATTAGATGTGTTTAGGTCTCTGCTTTTGGAAAGAAATAAAATGGTAAATCTTACCAGTATAACCGAACCAGAGGACTTTGCAAAGAAGCATGTTATCGATTCTCTAATGATTGTAAAGCATATTGAAATTGACCATGAGGCAAAAATCATGGATGTGGGTACAGGCCCCGGCATCCCGGGCTTGATTTTAAAAATTTATAGGCCTGATATAGAACTGTCGCTTTTGGAATCAGTTCGCAAAAAAACTGATTTTTTAAGAGATGTAATCGGTAAAATGAATATTTCAGATGTACAGGTAATAAATGGGCGAGCCGAAGAGGTTGGGCATGATATCAAACACCGTGAAAGCTATGATATTGTCGTAGCACGTGCAGTCTCATCTTTAAATGTACTGCTGGAATTATGTCTGCCTTTTGTCAGGCTCGGGGGAGTTTTTATTGCCATGAAGGGTGGCCTGCCCCAGCAAGAGATTGAGTCATCGCAAAAGGCCTTAAAAATTCTTGGCGGCAAAATTGTTAAATGCCAGGAATATGTATTGAATGAGGGCTTAATGCGGAACTTGATAATCATTTCAAAAGAGCAGAACTGTCCTGATAAATATCCGCGAAGGTCGGGAATTCCCGGAAAAAATCCTTTATAG
- the mnmG gene encoding tRNA uridine-5-carboxymethylaminomethyl(34) synthesis enzyme MnmG — translation MDYSVGKYDVAVVGIGHAGCEAALATARMGLKTVAFAINLDSIALMACNPSIGGPGKGNMVREIDALGGQMAINVDKTFIQVRMLNTKKGPAVRALRAQLDKRAYCAAMKYTVESQENLDIVQEEVVKILVEGEKVKGVVTKTGGVYEARAVILTTGVYLRGRIVIGDLSYSSGPSGLFPANELSKSLESLGLELGRFKTGTPPRIHKDSVDFSKMIIQPGDDVITPFSYTSEKIQREQVPCWLTYTNETTHKIIAENLHRAPLYTGEIKGVGPRYCPSVEMKIVNFKDKKSHQIFIEPEGNGTREMYVQGLSTSLPADVQIAMTHSVKGLENAKIMRFGYAIEYDFVVPTQLKPTLETKAVQGLYMAGQINGTSGYEEAAAQGLIAGINAALKIKEKEPLVLSRSDAYIGVLIDDLVTKGVTEPYRILTSRAEYRLLLRQDNADLRLMDIGHSIGLISDDRYEKFLKKKRLIDDEIKRLKSIKITPTAKVNEVLTGLNTAKLNSPSTLAELLKRPELDYEKLKVLDEDREQLPDDVIEQVEIATAYEGYIERQMSQVAQFKKMENKKIPDDIDYDEIYGLGFEAREKLKEVKPISIGQASRISGVNPSDVTVLLIYLETKRRKSRHE, via the coding sequence ATGGACTACAGTGTAGGTAAATATGATGTAGCCGTGGTGGGAATCGGTCACGCAGGCTGTGAAGCAGCTCTAGCTACTGCGAGAATGGGCCTTAAGACAGTAGCCTTTGCTATAAATCTAGACAGTATTGCACTTATGGCTTGCAATCCTTCCATCGGCGGTCCGGGAAAAGGTAATATGGTTAGGGAAATAGATGCTCTAGGTGGACAGATGGCTATAAATGTGGACAAGACATTTATACAGGTGAGGATGCTCAATACCAAAAAAGGCCCGGCAGTTAGGGCACTCAGGGCTCAGCTTGATAAAAGGGCATACTGTGCTGCTATGAAATATACCGTTGAAAGTCAGGAAAACCTTGATATTGTCCAGGAGGAAGTAGTAAAAATCCTGGTTGAAGGCGAAAAGGTCAAGGGTGTTGTAACAAAGACCGGCGGTGTATATGAGGCAAGGGCTGTGATTCTGACTACTGGCGTATATCTTCGCGGAAGAATTGTGATAGGTGATTTAAGTTATAGCAGTGGTCCTAGTGGACTGTTTCCTGCAAATGAACTTTCCAAATCGCTGGAAAGTTTGGGGCTTGAGCTTGGAAGGTTTAAGACTGGCACTCCTCCTAGAATTCATAAGGATTCGGTGGATTTTTCAAAGATGATTATACAGCCTGGTGATGATGTTATCACACCATTTTCATATACATCGGAGAAAATCCAAAGAGAACAGGTGCCTTGTTGGTTGACATACACCAATGAAACCACACATAAGATAATAGCCGAAAACCTGCACAGGGCGCCACTTTATACCGGTGAAATCAAAGGTGTAGGGCCTCGGTATTGCCCCAGTGTGGAGATGAAAATAGTAAATTTTAAGGATAAGAAAAGCCATCAGATATTTATCGAACCAGAGGGCAATGGAACGAGGGAAATGTATGTGCAAGGTCTTTCTACCAGCTTGCCGGCTGATGTGCAGATAGCGATGACCCATTCTGTAAAAGGTTTGGAAAATGCCAAGATTATGAGGTTCGGCTATGCGATTGAATATGATTTTGTGGTTCCGACTCAATTAAAACCCACTTTAGAAACTAAAGCAGTACAAGGCCTATATATGGCCGGCCAGATAAACGGCACGTCGGGTTATGAGGAGGCTGCTGCACAGGGCCTTATAGCCGGAATAAATGCGGCGCTGAAGATAAAAGAAAAAGAGCCGCTGGTTTTGAGCCGCTCAGATGCATACATTGGTGTATTAATAGATGATTTGGTTACAAAAGGTGTTACAGAACCTTACAGGATACTTACATCAAGAGCTGAATACAGGCTGCTTTTAAGGCAGGATAATGCCGATTTGCGTCTTATGGATATTGGCCATTCGATAGGTCTTATAAGTGATGATAGATATGAAAAATTCTTAAAAAAGAAAAGGTTAATTGATGATGAAATAAAGCGGTTAAAATCTATCAAAATAACGCCAACAGCTAAGGTGAACGAGGTCCTAACTGGGCTTAATACGGCAAAATTAAACTCACCTTCCACCTTGGCCGAGCTTTTAAAAAGGCCTGAGCTCGACTATGAAAAGCTGAAGGTGTTGGATGAAGACCGAGAGCAGTTACCCGATGATGTAATTGAGCAAGTAGAAATCGCAACTGCTTACGAAGGCTATATAGAGCGACAGATGTCTCAAGTTGCGCAGTTTAAGAAAATGGAAAACAAAAAAATCCCAGATGATATTGATTATGACGAAATTTACGGTTTGGGTTTTGAGGCCAGGGAGAAGCTGAAAGAAGTTAAGCCCATTTCTATCGGTCAGGCATCTAGAATATCAGGTGTTAATCCGTCTGATGTAACTGTTTTATTAATATATCTCGAAACAAAAAGAAGGAAAAGCCGTCATGAATGA